In Bacillus sp. SB49, a single window of DNA contains:
- a CDS encoding isochorismate synthase gives MLHTKAPHIEEVIGEALQRAHHLGEPIFISFVEHIDDQEPYRFFEAGLTVDSHRSFWQSAEGDFTMVGIGKASQLFAEGNDRFKEVQSLWNDLKENAVVHDSFGEKGTGMVALGGFRFDPEEPEGKPWDNFKDSQLSIPSFLLTNVGGKSYLTSNALLFPEDHAQQIAAQIADQKEQLLNGLPGTYKVPEIETAVEVAPHEWKETIRRATEDIKAGLLEKIVLARELRLSFKEDVSVSSVLRALAESQPNSYIFAFESEGDYFVGATPERLVKVDERRLVSTCLAGTIPRGATPEADLALGEELLNDPKNRQEHQFVVEMIRQAVEACSSDVQIPEAPVLYPLRNLQHLYTPVNAILDEGYTLLNVVEKLHPTPALGGMPQKESVAYIREKETLNRGWYAGPVGWFDAMDNGEFAVAIRSALIQKRMASLFAGCGVVADSDPQAEYEETAVKLKPMLSVLGGS, from the coding sequence ATGCTTCATACGAAGGCACCTCATATTGAAGAAGTGATCGGGGAAGCCCTTCAGAGAGCACATCATCTTGGGGAACCTATTTTTATCAGTTTCGTTGAACACATAGATGATCAAGAGCCGTATCGTTTTTTTGAAGCTGGTCTTACGGTGGATTCCCACCGCTCGTTCTGGCAGAGCGCGGAGGGAGACTTCACAATGGTGGGCATTGGGAAAGCCAGCCAACTTTTTGCAGAGGGAAACGATCGTTTCAAAGAAGTACAGTCTCTATGGAACGACTTGAAGGAAAACGCCGTCGTGCACGATTCGTTCGGGGAGAAGGGCACGGGAATGGTTGCGCTGGGTGGTTTCCGTTTCGACCCGGAAGAGCCGGAAGGAAAACCTTGGGATAACTTTAAGGACAGCCAGCTGTCCATTCCATCCTTCTTGTTGACCAACGTCGGCGGGAAGTCGTATTTGACTTCAAATGCTCTCCTCTTTCCGGAGGATCACGCCCAACAGATCGCGGCACAGATAGCTGATCAGAAGGAGCAGTTATTGAATGGGCTGCCCGGTACTTATAAGGTGCCGGAAATTGAGACGGCTGTAGAAGTTGCTCCGCACGAATGGAAAGAGACGATCAGACGAGCTACAGAGGATATCAAAGCTGGTCTCCTCGAAAAGATTGTCCTGGCGAGAGAACTTCGCCTCTCCTTCAAGGAGGATGTGTCCGTTTCTTCCGTGCTGCGTGCACTTGCGGAATCTCAGCCGAACAGCTACATTTTCGCCTTCGAGAGTGAAGGAGATTATTTTGTGGGCGCAACGCCGGAGAGGTTGGTTAAAGTTGACGAGCGCAGACTCGTTTCCACTTGTCTTGCCGGTACCATTCCACGTGGAGCTACGCCGGAAGCGGATTTGGCGCTGGGAGAAGAACTGCTGAACGATCCTAAAAACCGGCAGGAGCATCAATTTGTCGTGGAAATGATCAGACAAGCTGTCGAAGCCTGCAGCAGTGACGTACAGATTCCGGAGGCGCCGGTGCTGTATCCGCTTAGAAACCTTCAACATCTGTACACACCGGTTAATGCCATTTTGGATGAGGGATATACGCTTTTGAATGTGGTGGAGAAGCTTCATCCGACTCCGGCACTCGGTGGAATGCCCCAGAAGGAATCCGTTGCTTACATCCGTGAGAAGGAAACGCTCAACAGAGGATGGTATGCCGGACCGGTCGGCTGGTTCGATGCGATGGATAATGGGGAATTTGCTGTAGCGATCCGGTCTGCTTTAATTCAGAAGAGGATGGCTTCTTTATTCGCAGGATGCGGGGTCGTTGCCGACTCGGACCCTCAGGCGGAATACGAAGAGACCGCTGTGAAGTTGAAGCCGATGTTGTCTGTTTTGGGAGGGTCATAA
- a CDS encoding o-succinylbenzoate--CoA ligase, whose product MMTIIPHWLDKQAELNPDGNAFETPNGEGLTFQELRERSRSMAFRMKAAGVKDGDHVAFLHTNDLQYPVFIHAISYIGAVVVLINTRLTAPEIRYQLEDAHINHFFIGEAFEQTARTSVQGLDIIVHRLGSLPVAQRTSGLKGDLNFEDVYTMMYTSGTTGRPKAVMHTYGNHWYSAVASSLNLGLHSDDKWLTCLPFFHVGGFSLLMKSVIYGMPVYLLKKFDASVVNRAIKEDGVTHASVVTVMLQRLLEEMGESRYPSSFRCMLLGGGPVPESILRKSEDRYIPVFQTYGMTETSSQIATLSPKSALAKMGSAGKALSMADLVIDSHQNGEVGEILVKGPMVSKGYYNRDRNAETYLRTGDLGYKDDDGFLYVVDRLKDVIISGGENVYPAEIESVLTSIPGIKEAGVTGRRDATWGEVPVAFLVGDKATGDKKITDYCLERLGKFKVPAQFYWVDELPRNASNKLLRRKLLSLVEEGNV is encoded by the coding sequence ATGATGACGATCATACCTCACTGGTTAGATAAACAAGCAGAACTTAATCCAGATGGGAACGCTTTTGAAACACCAAACGGAGAAGGCTTGACGTTTCAGGAATTGAGAGAACGAAGCAGAAGCATGGCTTTCCGTATGAAAGCGGCAGGGGTGAAAGATGGAGACCATGTGGCGTTCCTTCACACTAATGATCTGCAGTATCCTGTCTTTATCCATGCAATCAGCTATATCGGTGCAGTTGTTGTGTTAATAAATACAAGACTGACTGCTCCAGAAATCCGTTACCAACTGGAAGATGCACATATTAATCACTTCTTCATCGGTGAAGCGTTTGAACAGACAGCCCGGACGTCTGTTCAAGGTCTTGATATTATCGTACACCGTTTGGGTTCGCTGCCGGTAGCACAGAGGACGTCAGGTTTGAAGGGAGATTTGAACTTCGAAGACGTGTACACAATGATGTACACATCCGGGACTACAGGGCGCCCGAAGGCGGTTATGCACACATACGGAAATCACTGGTACAGTGCTGTTGCGTCTTCATTGAATCTTGGACTCCATTCAGATGATAAATGGCTGACCTGTCTTCCGTTCTTCCATGTAGGCGGCTTCTCTCTTCTTATGAAAAGTGTTATTTACGGAATGCCGGTTTATTTGTTGAAGAAATTCGATGCATCTGTCGTGAATCGGGCTATCAAAGAAGACGGCGTTACTCACGCGTCGGTCGTTACTGTCATGCTGCAGCGGCTGTTGGAAGAAATGGGAGAGTCCCGCTATCCGTCCAGCTTCCGCTGTATGCTCCTTGGCGGTGGTCCTGTACCGGAGAGCATACTTCGAAAGTCAGAAGATCGGTACATTCCAGTTTTTCAAACGTATGGAATGACGGAAACCTCCTCACAAATCGCTACGCTAAGTCCGAAATCCGCCCTTGCAAAAATGGGTTCTGCCGGGAAAGCCCTGAGTATGGCCGATCTGGTCATAGATTCGCACCAGAATGGTGAAGTGGGGGAGATACTGGTAAAGGGCCCGATGGTTTCCAAAGGCTACTATAATAGGGACCGGAATGCAGAGACATACCTTCGGACAGGGGATCTCGGTTATAAGGATGATGACGGGTTTCTCTATGTGGTGGACCGCTTGAAAGACGTCATTATATCAGGTGGGGAGAATGTGTACCCCGCGGAAATCGAAAGCGTCCTAACATCTATTCCCGGGATAAAAGAAGCCGGCGTCACAGGACGACGGGATGCTACGTGGGGAGAAGTTCCTGTCGCTTTCCTTGTTGGTGATAAAGCGACAGGAGACAAAAAAATCACGGATTATTGTCTGGAGCGTCTTGGGAAATTTAAAGTACCTGCACAGTTTTACTGGGTCGATGAACTTCCCAGAAACGCGTCGAATAAACTGCTTCGCCGAAAGTTATTATCTTTAGTGGAAGAAGGGAATGTATGA
- a CDS encoding GNAT family N-acetyltransferase: protein MNIQMRQGTIDDLPAVKEIIRSAQLKLAASGSPQWSGEDAPSEARLRTDMEDGNHYVFLINQQIIGTAALTKGQETAYETIVYGQWEKNDADYAVIHRFAILPERNGRGYAALFFKLLLAAARESGMSEVRIDTHHLNRAMQKVITNHAFQFKGIIHLPIPHGERYAYQVFL from the coding sequence ATGAATATACAAATGCGACAAGGAACGATCGATGATCTTCCAGCAGTTAAAGAGATTATCCGATCTGCTCAGCTGAAGCTTGCAGCCTCAGGATCACCGCAGTGGTCCGGTGAGGATGCTCCATCGGAGGCAAGGCTTAGAACGGATATGGAAGATGGAAATCATTATGTTTTTCTCATCAATCAGCAAATTATAGGTACCGCTGCCCTGACAAAAGGTCAGGAGACTGCATATGAAACCATCGTTTACGGCCAATGGGAGAAAAATGATGCCGATTACGCCGTTATTCACAGATTCGCCATCCTTCCAGAAAGGAACGGGCGCGGGTATGCAGCTCTATTCTTCAAGCTTCTGCTGGCCGCCGCTCGGGAAAGTGGGATGTCAGAAGTACGAATAGATACGCATCATTTAAACAGAGCAATGCAGAAGGTGATCACCAATCATGCCTTCCAATTCAAAGGGATCATTCATTTACCAATTCCGCATGGAGAAAGGTATGCCTACCAGGTATTCTTATAA
- a CDS encoding ferritin, which translates to MNEEMQKLFNRLIEIEQVSTTLYLAMSAYMARENYTGMAHWLQLQSDEERTHLLKLIQYMSDKNGTVQLSNIPAQPSEYGTPLETFQKVLEHEQFVTNSYRQAYNYAVQVDPQAAVIIQDFLREQIDEEAQAQTIVDRLSLAQNNSSALLLLDQELGQRQAAG; encoded by the coding sequence ATGAATGAGGAGATGCAGAAGCTGTTCAACCGACTCATTGAAATTGAACAAGTATCAACGACCCTTTATCTTGCCATGTCTGCCTATATGGCAAGAGAGAATTATACGGGCATGGCTCATTGGCTGCAGCTTCAGTCTGATGAGGAACGAACCCATTTATTGAAATTGATCCAATATATGAGTGACAAGAATGGTACCGTTCAATTATCCAATATTCCGGCCCAGCCCAGTGAATATGGAACGCCCCTGGAAACCTTCCAAAAAGTTTTGGAACATGAGCAGTTTGTTACTAATTCCTACAGACAAGCCTACAATTATGCCGTCCAGGTGGACCCACAGGCGGCTGTCATTATTCAAGATTTTCTCCGGGAACAGATAGATGAAGAGGCTCAGGCTCAAACAATAGTGGATCGCTTATCACTGGCCCAAAACAATTCCTCTGCGCTTTTACTTTTAGATCAAGAGCTTGGGCAAAGGCAGGCAGCAGGGTGA
- a CDS encoding hotdog fold thioesterase: MNKEMMKNTLMETLGMEVVKASKEEVIMTMPADSRTHQPMGFLHGGANVALAESAASIGAFLNVDPEKQQVFGLEINANHMKSIRSGFVTARATPAHIGRTTMVWEIKMENEQGDTVCLSRCTIGVVPAKK, translated from the coding sequence ATGAATAAAGAAATGATGAAGAATACATTGATGGAAACGCTTGGAATGGAAGTCGTGAAGGCTTCGAAAGAGGAAGTTATCATGACGATGCCTGCAGACAGCCGTACCCACCAACCAATGGGTTTCCTTCATGGAGGAGCAAATGTTGCTCTTGCGGAAAGCGCAGCAAGTATTGGAGCGTTTCTGAACGTCGATCCGGAAAAGCAGCAAGTATTCGGCCTTGAAATCAATGCAAATCATATGAAGAGTATCCGGAGCGGCTTCGTCACCGCCCGTGCAACCCCTGCCCATATCGGCAGGACCACGATGGTTTGGGAAATCAAAATGGAAAACGAACAAGGGGATACTGTCTGCCTGTCCCGATGCACGATCGGTGTCGTCCCGGCGAAGAAATAA
- a CDS encoding SDR family NAD(P)-dependent oxidoreductase, which produces MKKALVLGASGGMGSALVEELLEAGIEVVAFARTEEKLKRLFRGRAQILAGDVFSEADLHEAAMGVDVIFHAVNIPYYQWAGHQLRLMQNVINASEKAASKLVIVDNIYAYGPGMGTLIKEDAPKVPLTKKGNIRLEVENLVREAQVPWMIAHFPDFYGPNAENTVLGQTLQGAAANKRGIFIGDKRKPREYIYTPDGAKALLSLAIRPSAYGQTWNIPGAGVISGEEIIRLLKGESGYDKRVITVTKGMVRMLGLFDKMMREFVEMMYLYEQPVVLSGAKFEREIGPVPTTSYKDGIGRTMEAMAGHRS; this is translated from the coding sequence ATGAAAAAAGCATTGGTATTAGGGGCATCCGGGGGAATGGGCAGCGCCCTGGTGGAAGAACTTTTGGAAGCAGGCATAGAGGTCGTTGCATTTGCAAGAACGGAAGAAAAGCTGAAACGGTTGTTCCGGGGAAGGGCGCAGATCTTAGCGGGGGATGTGTTCTCAGAAGCAGATTTGCATGAGGCTGCTATGGGAGTCGATGTGATCTTCCATGCGGTTAACATTCCTTACTATCAATGGGCGGGACATCAGCTGCGGCTGATGCAGAATGTCATAAACGCCTCGGAAAAGGCAGCCAGTAAATTGGTCATTGTCGACAATATTTATGCCTATGGTCCCGGAATGGGAACTTTAATAAAGGAGGATGCTCCCAAAGTTCCCTTAACTAAAAAGGGGAACATCCGTTTAGAAGTTGAAAACCTTGTAAGGGAAGCGCAGGTGCCTTGGATGATTGCTCACTTCCCTGATTTTTACGGGCCCAATGCAGAAAATACGGTTCTTGGCCAAACGCTGCAAGGAGCAGCTGCAAATAAACGAGGGATATTTATTGGGGATAAGCGGAAGCCAAGGGAATATATTTATACCCCGGATGGTGCGAAAGCACTTCTTTCGCTGGCGATTCGCCCTTCTGCATACGGACAGACGTGGAATATACCAGGAGCTGGAGTCATATCGGGAGAGGAGATTATCCGGTTGTTAAAAGGAGAAAGCGGTTATGACAAACGGGTGATTACTGTCACAAAAGGAATGGTGAGGATGCTTGGTCTATTTGACAAAATGATGAGAGAGTTCGTGGAAATGATGTATTTATATGAACAGCCTGTTGTTTTATCGGGAGCCAAATTCGAAAGGGAGATTGGTCCTGTACCGACAACATCGTATAAAGACGGTATTGGTCGGACGATGGAAGCGATGGCAGGACACCGTTCTTAG
- a CDS encoding TraR/DksA C4-type zinc finger protein — protein sequence MTEEKKQELKQRLLEMKEEAEQQMEEYKNDRTKEDYPNDSTGEISSVADHPGDLGTDQFERSKEQTFYEQAREKLMDAEDALQRMEEGTYGKSEKSGKPIPEERLEVMPAARYTIEEQEEMEKEK from the coding sequence ATGACAGAAGAAAAGAAACAGGAACTCAAGCAGCGATTGCTCGAAATGAAAGAAGAAGCGGAACAACAAATGGAAGAATATAAAAATGACCGTACGAAAGAGGACTATCCAAATGACAGTACCGGGGAGATTTCAAGCGTAGCCGATCATCCCGGCGACCTAGGAACGGATCAGTTTGAACGGTCTAAAGAGCAGACATTTTACGAGCAGGCAAGAGAAAAGCTGATGGATGCTGAGGATGCCTTGCAGCGGATGGAAGAAGGCACGTATGGGAAGAGTGAAAAATCCGGCAAGCCGATTCCTGAAGAGCGACTCGAAGTCATGCCTGCCGCACGCTACACCATTGAAGAACAGGAAGAAATGGAAAAAGAAAAATAA
- a CDS encoding 1,4-dihydroxy-2-naphthoate polyprenyltransferase: MSSVQNQNVKTSLNERDGFQVWWRLLRPHTLTAAFVPVFVGTMFAALEQSINFWLFAAMLLASILIQAATNMFNEYYDYVRGLDNENSVGIGGTIVRDGISPRTVLTLAFTFYAVAAILGVYICASSSWWIAVIGLVSMLFGYLYTGGPYPIAYSPFGEITAGFFMGTVIIGISYFIQTAAVTWDVVIVSIPVAIFVGSILLTNNIRDRVGDAKNGRRTLAILFGHQGSIRFLTALFFIAYALTVVLIFAGLLPLWSFITFLSLIKGRQAIQGFVGKSEPLEMMPGMVATAKTNTIYGFLLGLSMLLQIYIPIG, translated from the coding sequence ATGAGTTCAGTACAAAATCAAAATGTAAAAACTTCCTTGAATGAACGTGACGGATTCCAAGTTTGGTGGAGGCTCTTACGCCCCCACACGTTGACGGCAGCTTTCGTTCCTGTCTTTGTCGGGACGATGTTCGCTGCTCTGGAACAATCGATCAATTTCTGGTTATTTGCCGCAATGTTGCTCGCATCCATCCTCATTCAAGCTGCTACGAATATGTTCAATGAGTATTATGATTATGTTCGCGGTTTAGATAACGAAAATTCTGTGGGCATAGGAGGAACCATTGTAAGGGACGGCATTAGTCCAAGGACGGTTCTTACTCTTGCTTTCACTTTCTATGCGGTCGCTGCGATATTAGGGGTGTATATTTGTGCCTCATCGAGCTGGTGGATCGCCGTTATCGGTCTCGTTTCCATGCTTTTCGGTTACCTTTATACAGGCGGTCCCTATCCGATCGCCTACAGTCCATTCGGAGAAATCACGGCAGGCTTTTTCATGGGCACGGTCATCATCGGAATCAGTTACTTCATACAGACGGCTGCGGTGACTTGGGACGTCGTAATCGTGTCCATTCCGGTTGCTATTTTTGTTGGATCTATTCTGCTTACCAACAACATCCGCGACCGTGTCGGTGATGCGAAGAACGGACGAAGAACACTGGCTATTCTGTTCGGCCATCAAGGTTCGATCCGATTCCTGACGGCCCTGTTCTTTATTGCCTACGCCCTTACCGTGGTGCTTATCTTCGCAGGTCTTCTGCCGCTGTGGTCCTTTATCACTTTCCTTAGTTTGATTAAAGGCCGGCAAGCCATACAGGGATTTGTAGGAAAGAGCGAGCCTCTCGAGATGATGCCGGGCATGGTTGCTACAGCCAAAACGAATACGATATATGGATTCCTGCTCGGACTGTCCATGCTTCTACAAATTTATATCCCGATCGGATGA
- the menB gene encoding 1,4-dihydroxy-2-naphthoyl-CoA synthase: MSFEWIQEREYEDIMYETLDGIAKITINRPEVRNAFRPQTVNELIDAFSRARDNSRVGVIVLAGAGDDAFCAGGDQKVRGHGGYVGDDQIPRLNVLDLQRLIRVIPKPVIAMVSGYAIGGGHVLHVVCDLTIAADNAIFGQTGPKVGSFDAGYGAGLLARMVGHKKAREIWFLCRQYSAKEAEDMGLVNTVVPLEDLEAETVQWCREILEKSPTALRFLKASFNADTDGLAGLQQMGGDATLLYYTTEEAKEGRDAFKEKRKPDFDQFPRFP; the protein is encoded by the coding sequence ATGTCTTTTGAATGGATTCAAGAGCGCGAATACGAAGATATCATGTATGAAACACTAGACGGAATTGCTAAAATCACGATCAACCGTCCGGAAGTGCGAAATGCGTTTCGTCCTCAAACGGTTAACGAATTGATTGATGCATTCTCACGTGCACGTGACAATTCCCGTGTCGGAGTTATCGTCCTTGCAGGTGCTGGAGACGATGCATTCTGTGCAGGTGGAGACCAGAAAGTCCGCGGTCACGGCGGCTATGTAGGGGATGATCAGATTCCACGCCTGAACGTCCTTGATCTCCAACGTTTGATCCGCGTCATTCCTAAGCCGGTAATCGCAATGGTTTCCGGTTATGCTATCGGCGGTGGACATGTGCTTCACGTTGTCTGTGACCTTACAATCGCAGCGGACAATGCGATTTTCGGACAAACAGGTCCAAAGGTTGGAAGTTTCGATGCTGGATATGGTGCAGGTCTGCTTGCGCGTATGGTAGGCCATAAGAAAGCGCGTGAAATTTGGTTCCTTTGCCGTCAATACAGTGCCAAGGAAGCGGAAGATATGGGACTGGTCAATACAGTGGTTCCATTAGAGGATCTTGAAGCTGAAACGGTACAATGGTGCCGTGAAATCCTTGAGAAATCACCGACGGCTCTTCGTTTCTTGAAAGCTTCTTTCAATGCAGATACAGATGGATTGGCAGGTCTGCAGCAAATGGGCGGAGACGCTACCCTGTTGTATTACACGACAGAGGAAGCGAAGGAAGGCCGCGATGCCTTCAAGGAGAAGAGAAAACCTGATTTCGATCAGTTCCCTCGTTTCCCTTGA
- the menH gene encoding 2-succinyl-6-hydroxy-2,4-cyclohexadiene-1-carboxylate synthase, with product MRYTINRRSYWVEDSGTGFPLVMLHGFTGSTRTFDETCAALDGDYRLIKVDLPGHGRTGPLGVVTMEQFCRDLDALFDALELERAAVLGYSLGGRAALSFAALYPERVEKLLLESASPGLETTEEQLARQAKDKTLAEMIRDKGIDAFVSYWENIPLFRTQDRLSQQAKTAIREERLAQDPGGLRESLLGMGTGHQPSWWERMSDLQMDVQLVVGALDEKFCRINDRMEKRIPEASYIVVEKAGHAIHLEKPKIFAKIVDGFMIK from the coding sequence ATGAGATACACCATTAACAGACGGTCCTATTGGGTGGAAGATAGCGGAACAGGCTTTCCTCTGGTTATGCTGCACGGATTCACGGGTAGTACACGAACGTTTGATGAAACGTGTGCTGCTTTGGACGGAGACTACCGGTTAATCAAGGTGGATCTGCCGGGGCATGGCCGGACCGGTCCGCTCGGAGTGGTCACGATGGAGCAATTCTGCCGGGACCTTGACGCTTTGTTCGACGCACTGGAGCTGGAGAGAGCGGCTGTTCTCGGATATTCGCTCGGAGGGAGGGCTGCGTTGTCTTTTGCAGCCCTTTATCCAGAACGGGTAGAGAAACTTCTGCTGGAGAGTGCTTCACCCGGGCTTGAAACGACGGAAGAGCAGCTGGCGAGACAGGCAAAGGATAAAACGTTGGCGGAAATGATAAGGGATAAAGGAATAGATGCATTCGTATCTTATTGGGAGAACATCCCTTTGTTCCGTACCCAGGACCGTCTTTCTCAACAGGCGAAGACGGCGATACGCGAAGAACGTCTTGCTCAGGATCCGGGGGGGCTCCGGGAATCTTTACTTGGTATGGGAACCGGTCATCAACCTTCCTGGTGGGAGCGTATGTCGGACCTTCAGATGGATGTGCAGCTTGTCGTTGGAGCGCTTGACGAGAAGTTTTGTCGAATAAATGATAGGATGGAAAAGCGTATTCCTGAAGCATCCTACATAGTGGTGGAAAAGGCTGGACATGCAATACACCTTGAGAAACCAAAAATTTTTGCTAAAATTGTAGATGGCTTCATGATAAAATGA
- the menD gene encoding 2-succinyl-5-enolpyruvyl-6-hydroxy-3-cyclohexene-1-carboxylic-acid synthase, whose product MGHVESLSKYVTHFVDQLASSGVEHVVISPGSRSTPLAMTFAEHSEMEHWVHLDERSAAFFALGIAKREQKPVAVVCTSGTAAANYYPAIVEAYYSRVPLLILTADRPHELREVGAPQAINQIQMFGNYVKWYQDLALPEPGNHIYARRQASRAVEEAKNGHMGPVHLNFPFREPLIPDFHLEGCWREEGVTVPRASYGKRMLDASVVSQYLQTFAEKDCGLIVVGPQMDPDLAEAVTRLASRLGVPVLADPLSQLRAGTHDKRNIMENYDSLLKSEAVGEEVIPGYILRFGAMPVSKAYLKWVQKFGEQVDHFVADEHPSHREPAGIDAHYIWADPVMFCEQLADHLPEDNVETEWLSRWQEMNNRAKAEMLVQEDESLNEGHAVVYLADSIPNQSNLFIGNSMPIRDVDSFFMSTPKQVRMMANRGANGIDGVISAAAGTTVSGERTTLLIGDVSFFHDMNGLWLVKHKKLPLTIVVINNDGGGIFSYLPQSKQQDHFEELFGTPLGLDLSAVTALYDGRHHVVETWDSYRHALAESYKKEGLSVIEVRTDRSTHVDFHKEKWAKVEASILSGGSK is encoded by the coding sequence TTGGGACATGTAGAATCGTTATCTAAATATGTAACACATTTTGTGGATCAGCTTGCTTCTTCGGGGGTGGAGCATGTAGTCATTTCTCCAGGATCACGATCCACACCGCTTGCAATGACGTTTGCTGAGCATTCTGAGATGGAACACTGGGTCCATCTTGATGAACGCTCGGCAGCTTTTTTTGCGCTCGGAATAGCGAAACGAGAACAGAAACCGGTGGCGGTTGTTTGTACCTCCGGGACGGCTGCGGCAAATTATTATCCTGCTATCGTGGAAGCCTATTATAGCCGTGTCCCGCTTCTGATTCTTACAGCTGATCGGCCGCATGAATTGAGGGAGGTCGGTGCACCACAGGCCATCAATCAAATTCAGATGTTTGGTAACTACGTGAAATGGTATCAGGACCTTGCTCTACCAGAGCCGGGAAACCATATATACGCCAGACGTCAGGCTTCCAGGGCGGTCGAGGAAGCGAAGAACGGCCATATGGGTCCTGTCCATTTGAATTTTCCGTTCCGAGAGCCGCTTATCCCTGATTTTCATCTGGAAGGCTGCTGGCGGGAAGAGGGCGTGACGGTTCCCCGAGCTTCTTATGGAAAGAGAATGCTGGATGCCTCGGTGGTCTCCCAATATTTGCAGACGTTTGCGGAGAAAGACTGTGGTCTGATTGTAGTGGGCCCACAGATGGACCCTGACCTGGCTGAGGCTGTGACGCGACTTGCATCCCGACTTGGTGTGCCGGTATTGGCAGATCCGCTCTCACAACTCCGTGCCGGAACGCATGACAAAAGAAATATTATGGAGAACTATGATAGTCTCCTGAAATCGGAAGCTGTCGGGGAAGAGGTCATTCCCGGCTATATTCTAAGGTTCGGTGCCATGCCGGTTTCCAAGGCTTACTTGAAATGGGTACAGAAATTCGGGGAGCAGGTAGATCATTTCGTTGCTGATGAACACCCTAGTCATCGGGAGCCTGCCGGCATCGATGCTCATTACATTTGGGCGGATCCTGTGATGTTTTGTGAGCAGTTGGCGGATCATCTTCCGGAGGATAATGTCGAAACGGAATGGCTCTCCCGCTGGCAGGAAATGAATAATAGGGCGAAAGCCGAAATGCTTGTTCAGGAGGATGAAAGTCTCAACGAAGGCCATGCCGTCGTTTATCTGGCGGATTCCATTCCGAACCAGTCTAATCTTTTTATCGGAAACAGCATGCCGATCAGAGACGTAGACAGCTTCTTTATGTCCACACCAAAGCAGGTAAGGATGATGGCTAACAGAGGTGCGAACGGCATTGATGGTGTCATTTCTGCGGCTGCCGGCACGACCGTATCAGGGGAGAGAACGACGCTTCTGATTGGGGACGTCTCCTTCTTTCATGATATGAACGGTCTTTGGCTCGTTAAACACAAAAAACTCCCTCTTACGATTGTTGTGATCAACAACGATGGAGGAGGAATTTTTTCCTATCTGCCTCAGTCTAAACAACAGGATCACTTCGAGGAGTTGTTCGGTACTCCATTGGGGCTTGATCTTTCGGCGGTCACTGCTTTGTACGATGGTAGACATCACGTTGTGGAAACATGGGATTCTTATCGTCATGCACTTGCCGAAAGCTACAAGAAGGAGGGTTTATCCGTTATTGAAGTGCGAACGGACAGAAGCACCCACGTTGATTTCCATAAAGAGAAGTGGGCGAAAGTCGAAGCCTCCATCTTATCCGGGGGGAGCAAGTGA
- a CDS encoding ECF transporter S component, whose protein sequence is MNPYTGQSSKLLKLVILALFGSISMVLMFLNFPLPFLPPYLKVDFSDVPALIAGILFTPAAGIIVEGLKNLLYLIYTGAGDPVGVVANFAAGVLFVAPVAMIYHKFKTTKSLVSGLVFSAVIMALGMSVLNYFLVLPAYSWFMGWETMSAQVKWTTVLAGILPFNALKGIIIGALFVPLFIKLKPWLEQKRIQSSAA, encoded by the coding sequence ATGAATCCTTATACAGGTCAATCATCCAAGTTGCTCAAGTTAGTCATTTTAGCTTTATTCGGAAGTATTTCGATGGTACTCATGTTTTTAAATTTTCCTTTGCCGTTCCTGCCGCCTTATTTAAAGGTGGATTTCAGTGATGTTCCTGCGTTGATTGCAGGCATACTGTTTACGCCTGCCGCAGGTATAATAGTGGAGGGGCTGAAGAATTTACTTTATCTCATTTATACCGGTGCCGGAGATCCCGTCGGCGTCGTAGCAAACTTTGCCGCCGGTGTCTTGTTCGTTGCACCTGTCGCGATGATCTACCATAAATTCAAGACCACGAAATCGTTAGTTTCCGGCTTGGTGTTCAGCGCCGTAATTATGGCGCTTGGAATGAGCGTATTGAATTATTTCCTCGTCCTGCCTGCTTACAGCTGGTTCATGGGTTGGGAGACGATGTCTGCTCAGGTAAAATGGACGACCGTTCTTGCAGGTATTCTGCCGTTCAATGCCTTGAAAGGAATCATTATCGGAGCTTTGTTCGTTCCGCTGTTCATTAAGCTGAAACCTTGGCTGGAGCAGAAACGGATACAATCCTCCGCAGCATAA